The proteins below are encoded in one region of Pseudomonas entomophila L48:
- a CDS encoding aldo/keto reductase, with translation MSLPTLHDHHRPLGSTGLRVSPLGLGTVKLGRDQGVKYPNGFTIPDDQTARLLLGQARELGINLLDTAPAYGRSEERLGPLLRGQRDKWVIVSKVGEEFDNGQSHFDFSAAHTRRSVERSLKRLETDRIELVLVHSDGNDLAILEHEAVYETLATLKQEGKILGYGFSGKTVAGGLKALEQGDCAMVTYNLNEQAERPVLDYAAEHGKAILVKKALASGHICLAPGVDPVQASFELLFAHPGVNSAIVGTINPVHLAHNVATVARILGRP, from the coding sequence ATGAGCCTGCCAACCCTGCACGACCACCACCGCCCCTTGGGCAGCACCGGCCTGCGCGTATCGCCCCTGGGCCTGGGCACGGTCAAGCTGGGCCGTGACCAGGGGGTGAAGTACCCCAACGGTTTCACCATCCCCGATGACCAAACCGCCCGTCTGCTGCTCGGGCAGGCGCGCGAACTGGGGATCAACCTGCTCGACACCGCCCCAGCCTACGGCCGCAGCGAGGAGCGCCTGGGCCCGCTGCTGCGCGGCCAGCGTGACAAGTGGGTCATCGTCAGCAAGGTTGGTGAAGAGTTCGACAACGGTCAGTCGCATTTCGACTTCAGTGCCGCCCACACACGCCGCTCTGTCGAGCGCAGCCTCAAACGCCTGGAAACCGACCGCATCGAGCTGGTGCTGGTGCACTCCGACGGCAACGACCTGGCGATCCTCGAACACGAGGCGGTCTATGAAACCCTCGCCACGCTCAAGCAGGAGGGCAAGATTCTCGGCTATGGTTTCTCCGGCAAGACCGTTGCCGGCGGCCTGAAAGCCTTGGAGCAGGGCGACTGCGCCATGGTCACCTACAACCTCAACGAGCAGGCGGAACGCCCGGTGCTGGACTACGCTGCCGAGCACGGCAAGGCGATCCTGGTGAAGAAGGCTCTGGCCAGCGGGCACATCTGCCTGGCGCCTGGCGTCGACCCGGTACAGGCCAGCTTCGAGCTGCTGTTTGCCCATCCAGGCGTCAACAGTGCCATTGTCGGCACCATCAACCCGGTTCACCTGGCCCACAACGTGGCCACCGTCGCCCGCATCCTGGGTCGCCCCTGA
- a CDS encoding DMT family transporter — MNAYTYLAIAICAEVIATASMKAVKGLSTPLPLLLMICGYGVAFWMLTLVVRSIPVGIAYAIWSGLGIVLISVAALVIYGQKLDVPAMLGMAMIVGGVVVIQVFSNTAGH, encoded by the coding sequence ATGAACGCCTATACCTATCTCGCCATCGCCATCTGCGCCGAAGTCATCGCCACCGCCTCCATGAAGGCGGTCAAGGGGCTGAGCACGCCGCTGCCGCTGCTGTTGATGATCTGCGGCTACGGGGTGGCGTTCTGGATGCTGACCCTGGTGGTGCGCAGCATTCCGGTGGGCATCGCTTATGCGATCTGGTCGGGGCTGGGCATCGTGCTGATCAGTGTCGCGGCCCTGGTGATCTATGGGCAGAAGCTGGATGTCCCGGCGATGCTGGGCATGGCCATGATCGTCGGCGGCGTGGTGGTGATCCAGGTGTTCTCCAACACCGCCGGGCACTGA
- a CDS encoding NAD(P)/FAD-dependent oxidoreductase codes for MPSAISTDVLIVGAGVAGLWLNARLRRLGYSTVLVERASLGGEQTIKSQGIIHGGTKYALHGALTGASEAIADMPRRWREALAGNGELDLTGTRLLSDAHYLWSPGTLAGNLTSFFASKAVRGRVDQVKGEQLPPALQDRAFKGKVYRLAELVIDVPSLLANLAQLAGDSLLAGEHIEPLRDDGELSGLIVDGREIRAQRIVLSAGGGTADLLHALGLDQPAMQRRPLHMVLAKGPNLKPLYAHCLGGGPKPRITVTTHPAADGQWVWYLGGDIAEADGVAREPAAQIAAAQKEVAGLLPWVDQNQVRWATLRVDRAEPAQSGLVRPDNAFLAEQQRLLVGWPTKLALAPDFADRVLASFERDGIRPSAQPDLADLPRPPLGVPAWEQLLP; via the coding sequence ATGCCATCCGCCATTTCCACTGACGTGCTGATCGTCGGCGCCGGGGTCGCAGGCCTCTGGCTCAACGCCCGCCTGCGCCGTCTGGGCTATTCGACAGTGCTGGTGGAGCGCGCCAGCCTGGGCGGCGAGCAGACCATCAAGTCGCAGGGGATCATCCACGGCGGCACCAAGTACGCCCTGCACGGCGCCCTGACCGGCGCCTCCGAGGCCATCGCCGACATGCCACGGCGCTGGCGCGAAGCGCTGGCCGGCAACGGCGAGCTGGATCTGACGGGCACCCGCCTGTTGTCCGACGCTCACTATCTGTGGTCTCCCGGCACCCTGGCCGGCAACCTCACCAGCTTCTTCGCCAGCAAGGCCGTGCGCGGCCGGGTCGACCAGGTCAAGGGCGAGCAACTGCCCCCGGCGCTGCAGGATCGGGCGTTCAAGGGCAAGGTCTACCGCCTGGCCGAGCTGGTCATCGACGTGCCCAGCCTGCTGGCCAACCTTGCACAGCTGGCCGGCGACAGCCTGCTGGCGGGCGAACATATCGAGCCCCTGCGCGACGACGGCGAACTGAGCGGGCTGATCGTCGATGGTCGCGAGATCCGCGCCCAACGCATCGTCCTCAGCGCCGGTGGCGGCACGGCGGACCTGCTGCACGCCCTTGGTCTCGACCAGCCCGCCATGCAGCGCCGCCCACTGCACATGGTCCTGGCCAAGGGGCCCAACCTCAAACCCCTGTACGCCCACTGCCTGGGCGGTGGCCCCAAGCCACGCATCACCGTGACCACCCACCCGGCCGCCGACGGCCAGTGGGTGTGGTACCTCGGCGGCGACATCGCCGAGGCCGACGGCGTGGCCCGCGAGCCTGCCGCGCAGATCGCCGCGGCGCAGAAGGAAGTTGCCGGCCTGTTGCCCTGGGTCGACCAGAACCAGGTACGCTGGGCCACCCTGCGGGTCGACCGCGCCGAGCCCGCGCAATCGGGCCTGGTGCGCCCGGACAACGCCTTCCTCGCCGAACAGCAGCGCCTGCTGGTGGGCTGGCCGACCAAGCTGGCCCTGGCGCCGGACTTTGCCGACCGTGTGCTGGCCAGCTTCGAGCGTGACGGTATCCGCCCCTCGGCGCAGCCAGACTTGGCCGACCTGCCGCGTCCACCGCTGGGTGTACCCGCCTGGGAGCAACTGCTGCCATGA
- the waaA gene encoding lipid IV(A) 3-deoxy-D-manno-octulosonic acid transferase — protein MNRTLYTLLFHLGLPLVALRLFLRGRKAPAYRARIAERFAWQLPPLRQGGIWVHAVSVGESIAAAPMVRALLAQYPDLPITLTCMTPTGSERIHAMFANEPRVQHCYLPYDLPWAAGRFLDHVRPKLGVIMETELWPNHIHQCAKRGIPVALANARLSERSARGYARFAGLTRPMLEEMSLIAVQTETEAERFRSLSARAECVQVTGSIKFDLKVDEQLLPRARELRGQWGATQRPVWIAASTHDGEDALILAAHQQLLQVHSDALLILVPRHPERFNAVHALCAEQFATVRRSLGEPVAAQTQVLLGDTMGELLFLYALADIAFVGGSLVPTGGHNPLEPAALALPVLMGPHVFNFLEISAMLREAGALQQVDDAEGLAGAVRRLVELPQDARRMGEAGRAVMQANQGALQRLLDGLARLL, from the coding sequence ATGAACAGAACCCTCTATACCCTGCTGTTTCACCTGGGCCTGCCGCTGGTCGCGCTGCGCCTGTTCCTGCGCGGGCGCAAGGCGCCGGCCTACCGAGCGCGCATTGCAGAGCGCTTCGCCTGGCAGTTGCCGCCGCTGCGCCAGGGAGGCATCTGGGTACATGCGGTCTCGGTGGGCGAGAGCATCGCCGCCGCACCGATGGTTCGCGCCCTGCTCGCGCAGTACCCGGACCTGCCCATCACGCTCACCTGCATGACCCCGACCGGCTCGGAGCGGATCCATGCGATGTTCGCCAACGAGCCACGGGTGCAGCACTGCTACCTGCCCTACGATTTGCCGTGGGCGGCGGGGCGCTTCCTCGACCATGTGCGGCCGAAGCTGGGCGTCATCATGGAAACCGAGCTGTGGCCCAATCATATCCACCAGTGCGCGAAGCGCGGCATTCCGGTGGCGCTGGCCAATGCACGGCTGTCCGAACGTTCGGCGCGGGGCTATGCCCGTTTCGCCGGCCTGACCCGGCCGATGCTCGAGGAGATGAGCCTGATCGCGGTGCAGACCGAGACCGAGGCCGAGCGTTTTCGCAGCCTGAGTGCCCGCGCCGAGTGCGTGCAAGTGACCGGCTCGATCAAGTTCGACCTGAAGGTCGACGAGCAGTTGTTGCCGCGTGCCCGTGAGCTGCGTGGGCAGTGGGGCGCGACCCAGCGCCCGGTATGGATCGCCGCCAGTACCCATGACGGTGAGGATGCGTTGATTCTCGCTGCCCACCAGCAATTGCTGCAGGTGCACAGTGATGCGCTGCTGATCCTGGTGCCGCGCCATCCCGAGCGATTCAACGCGGTGCATGCCCTGTGCGCCGAGCAGTTCGCCACGGTGCGCCGCTCGCTGGGCGAGCCGGTGGCGGCGCAGACCCAGGTGTTGCTGGGTGACACCATGGGGGAATTGCTGTTCCTCTATGCCCTGGCCGACATCGCCTTCGTCGGCGGCAGCCTGGTGCCCACGGGCGGGCACAACCCGTTGGAGCCAGCGGCATTGGCGTTGCCGGTGCTCATGGGGCCGCACGTGTTCAACTTCCTCGAGATCAGCGCGATGCTGCGCGAGGCGGGAGCGTTGCAGCAGGTGGATGACGCCGAAGGGCTGGCAGGGGCGGTGCGCCGACTGGTGGAGCTGCCCCAGGATGCCCGACGCATGGGCGAGGCGGGCAGGGCGGTGATGCAGGCTAATCAGGGCGCGTTGCAGCGCCTGCTGGATGGGCTGGCAAGGCTGCTGTAG
- a CDS encoding TolC family outer membrane protein, which yields MLRKLSLAIAVSCASHGVAWAVDTPTTVKTDLVSVYQEAVDNNADLAAARADYGARREVVPQARAGLLPNLSAGAEMMNTRTKLDEPSITSNRSGNAWSATLAQPIFRADRWFQLQAAESVNEQAALELSATEQNLILQTAENYFAVLRAQDNLASTKAEEAAFKRQLDQSNERFDVGLSDKTDVLQSQASYDTARANRIIAERQVQDAFEALITLTNRQYSAIQGVVHTLPVQVPTPNDAKAWVETAGRQNLNLLATNHAVTAAEETVRQRKAGHAPTLDAVAKYQKGDNDNLGFTNSQLQPNVHYGRDVEQTSIGLQLNIPIYSGGLTSSQVREAYARLTQTEQQRESLRRQVVENTRNLHRAVNTDVEQVQARKQSIISNQSALEATEIGYQVGTRNIVDVLDAQRQLYTSVRDYNNSRYDYILDNLRLKQAAGTLSPQDLQDLGRYLKADYNPDKDFLPPDLAAAAAKNFERRP from the coding sequence ATGCTGCGCAAACTCTCACTGGCAATTGCCGTGTCTTGTGCGTCCCACGGAGTGGCCTGGGCAGTGGATACGCCCACGACGGTGAAGACCGACCTGGTCAGCGTCTACCAGGAAGCGGTCGACAACAACGCCGACCTGGCCGCCGCCCGCGCCGACTATGGCGCCCGCCGTGAAGTGGTGCCCCAGGCCCGCGCCGGCCTGCTGCCCAACCTCTCGGCCGGTGCCGAGATGATGAACACCCGGACCAAGCTCGACGAGCCGTCGATCACCTCCAACCGCAGCGGCAACGCCTGGAGCGCCACCCTGGCGCAACCGATCTTCCGCGCCGACCGCTGGTTCCAGTTGCAGGCCGCCGAGTCCGTCAACGAACAGGCCGCGCTGGAACTGTCGGCCACCGAGCAGAACCTGATCCTGCAGACTGCCGAGAACTACTTCGCCGTGCTGCGCGCCCAGGACAACCTGGCCTCGACCAAAGCTGAAGAAGCGGCCTTCAAGCGCCAGCTGGACCAATCCAACGAACGCTTCGACGTCGGCCTTTCGGACAAGACCGACGTGCTGCAATCGCAAGCCAGCTACGACACTGCCCGGGCCAACCGGATCATCGCCGAGCGCCAGGTGCAGGATGCCTTCGAAGCCCTGATCACCCTGACCAACCGCCAGTACAGCGCGATCCAGGGCGTGGTCCACACCCTGCCGGTGCAGGTGCCGACCCCCAACGACGCCAAGGCCTGGGTCGAGACCGCCGGGCGGCAGAACCTCAACCTGCTGGCGACCAACCACGCCGTGACGGCCGCCGAAGAGACCGTACGCCAGCGCAAGGCCGGCCATGCGCCGACCCTTGATGCCGTGGCGAAATACCAGAAGGGTGACAACGACAATCTCGGTTTCACCAACTCGCAATTGCAACCGAACGTGCATTACGGTCGTGACGTGGAACAGACCAGCATCGGCCTGCAACTGAACATCCCGATCTACAGTGGCGGCCTGACCAGCTCGCAGGTTCGCGAAGCCTACGCGCGCCTCACTCAGACCGAACAGCAGCGCGAAAGCCTGCGCCGCCAGGTGGTGGAGAACACCCGCAACCTGCACCGCGCGGTGAACACCGACGTCGAGCAAGTGCAGGCGCGCAAGCAGTCGATCATCTCCAACCAGAGCGCGCTGGAAGCCACCGAGATCGGCTACCAGGTGGGTACCCGCAACATCGTCGATGTGCTCGACGCCCAGCGCCAGCTGTACACCTCGGTGCGCGACTATAACAACAGCCGCTATGACTACATCCTCGACAACCTGCGCCTGAAGCAGGCCGCGGGCACGTTGAGCCCGCAGGACCTGCAGGACCTTGGGCGCTACCTGAAAGCCGACTACAACCCGGACAAGGACTTCCTGCCACCGGACCTGGCGGCGGCGGCGGCGAAGAACTTCGAACGCCGCCCCTGA
- a CDS encoding LysR family transcriptional regulator: MAEHWNLEQLRLFVRTAELRSFSAVAREQRRAQSAVSNAIALLEADLGVALFERSSGRQPRLTESGAALLEDARELLRQCERLDGRALALMRGQEALLRVAQDEAMPYQPVIDSLDELAARFPYLEVQLASGAQGDVARKLVERRADLGLFFHHESIPASLERRALGSVEMVTVCAVDHPLAGLAKVSRQQLARHRQLLITPQQSGYPGGEAISPQVWRADSFYAMAELLMRGLGWAWLPRHVVQYPTYQAQMVELDSEWRPPALVAELAWRRDEPLGPAAQWLAERFAVHLRAIG, translated from the coding sequence ATGGCCGAGCACTGGAACCTGGAGCAACTGCGGCTGTTCGTGCGCACGGCGGAACTGCGTTCGTTTTCCGCCGTGGCGCGCGAGCAGCGCAGGGCGCAGTCGGCGGTAAGCAACGCCATCGCCTTGTTGGAGGCGGACTTGGGCGTGGCGCTGTTCGAGCGCAGCAGCGGGCGCCAGCCCCGGCTGACCGAAAGCGGCGCCGCGTTGTTGGAGGATGCCCGCGAACTCTTGCGCCAGTGCGAACGGCTCGACGGTCGTGCCCTGGCATTGATGCGTGGTCAGGAAGCCTTGCTGCGGGTGGCCCAGGACGAGGCCATGCCGTACCAGCCGGTGATCGATAGCCTCGACGAACTGGCGGCGCGCTTCCCCTACCTGGAGGTCCAACTGGCCAGCGGTGCCCAGGGGGATGTGGCACGCAAGCTAGTGGAGCGGCGCGCCGACCTTGGCCTGTTCTTCCATCACGAAAGCATTCCGGCTTCGCTTGAGCGCCGCGCGCTGGGCAGTGTCGAGATGGTCACGGTGTGTGCCGTCGACCATCCACTGGCCGGCCTGGCCAAGGTCAGCCGCCAGCAACTGGCCCGCCATCGTCAATTGCTGATCACCCCCCAGCAAAGCGGCTACCCCGGTGGCGAGGCGATCAGCCCGCAGGTCTGGCGCGCCGACAGTTTCTACGCCATGGCCGAGCTGCTGATGCGCGGCCTGGGGTGGGCTTGGCTGCCCCGCCATGTGGTGCAGTACCCCACCTACCAGGCACAGATGGTCGAGCTGGACAGCGAGTGGCGCCCGCCAGCGCTGGTCGCGGAGCTGGCCTGGCGCCGTGACGAACCGCTGGGGCCGGCCGCCCAATGGCTGGCCGAGCGCTTCGCCGTGCACTTGCGAGCGATTGGCTGA
- the thiC gene encoding phosphomethylpyrimidine synthase ThiC, which produces MSKQEKAISLSESAQVDQQSVQPLPNSRKVYVEGSRPDIRVPMREISLHDTPTDFGGEKNAPVLVYDTSGPYTDPNVVIDVRKGLGDVRSAWIDARGDTERLEGLSSNFGLQRLNDAELAKLRFAHVRNPRRAKAGANVSQMHYARQGIITAEMEYVAIRENMKLQEARAAGLLDQQHAGHSFGASIPKEITPEFVREEIARGRAIIPANINHTELEPMIIGRNFLVKINGNIGNSALGSSIEEEVAKLTWGIRWGSDTVMDLSTGKHIHETREWIIRNSPVPIGTVPIYQALEKVNGVAEDLTWELFRDTLIEQAEQGVDYFTIHAGVLLRYVPLTAKRVTGIVSRGGSIMAKWCLAHHKENFLYTHFDEICEIMKAYDVSFSLGDGLRPGSIADANDAAQFGELETLGELTKIAWKHDVQCMIEGPGHVPMQLIKENMDKQLECCDEAPFYTLGPLTTDIAPGYDHITSGIGAAMIGWFGCAMLCYVTPKEHLGLPNKDDVKTGIITYKIAAHAADLAKGHPGAQIRDNALSKARFEFRWEDQFNLGLDPDTARSFHDETLPKESAKVAHFCSMCGPKFCSMKITQEVREYAAKIETVDVTVEQGMREQSERFRQEGSQLYQKV; this is translated from the coding sequence ATGAGCAAACAAGAAAAAGCGATCAGTCTGAGCGAGTCGGCCCAAGTCGACCAACAGTCCGTGCAACCCCTGCCCAATTCGCGCAAGGTCTATGTCGAAGGTTCGCGCCCCGATATCCGCGTGCCCATGCGCGAGATCAGCCTGCACGACACCCCCACCGACTTCGGCGGCGAGAAGAACGCCCCGGTGCTGGTGTATGACACCTCCGGCCCGTACACCGACCCCAACGTCGTCATCGACGTGCGCAAGGGCCTGGGCGATGTGCGCTCGGCCTGGATCGACGCCCGTGGCGACACCGAACGCCTGGAGGGCCTGAGCTCGAACTTCGGCCTGCAGCGCCTGAACGACGCGGAGCTTGCCAAGCTGCGCTTCGCCCACGTGCGCAACCCACGCCGCGCCAAGGCCGGCGCCAACGTTTCGCAGATGCACTACGCGCGCCAGGGCATCATCACCGCCGAGATGGAATACGTCGCCATCCGCGAGAACATGAAGCTGCAGGAAGCCCGTGCCGCCGGCCTGCTGGACCAGCAGCACGCCGGCCACAGCTTCGGCGCGAGCATTCCGAAAGAGATCACCCCCGAGTTCGTTCGCGAGGAGATCGCCCGTGGCCGTGCGATCATCCCGGCCAACATCAACCACACGGAACTGGAGCCGATGATCATCGGCCGCAACTTCCTGGTGAAGATCAACGGCAACATCGGCAACAGCGCCCTGGGCTCCTCGATCGAGGAAGAAGTGGCCAAGCTGACCTGGGGCATCCGTTGGGGTTCGGACACGGTCATGGACCTGTCCACCGGCAAGCACATCCACGAAACCCGCGAGTGGATCATCCGCAACTCGCCGGTACCGATCGGCACCGTGCCAATCTACCAGGCCTTGGAGAAGGTCAATGGCGTCGCCGAGGACCTGACCTGGGAGCTGTTCCGCGACACCCTGATCGAACAGGCCGAACAGGGCGTGGACTACTTCACCATCCACGCCGGCGTGTTGCTGCGCTACGTACCGCTGACCGCCAAGCGCGTCACCGGCATCGTCAGCCGCGGCGGCTCGATCATGGCCAAGTGGTGCCTGGCGCACCACAAAGAGAACTTCCTGTACACGCACTTCGACGAAATCTGCGAAATCATGAAGGCCTACGACGTCAGCTTCTCGCTGGGTGACGGCCTGCGCCCGGGCTCGATCGCCGACGCCAACGACGCTGCCCAGTTTGGTGAGCTGGAAACCCTCGGCGAGCTGACCAAGATCGCCTGGAAGCATGACGTGCAGTGCATGATCGAAGGCCCTGGCCATGTGCCGATGCAGTTGATCAAGGAGAACATGGACAAGCAGCTCGAATGCTGCGACGAGGCGCCGTTCTACACCCTGGGCCCGCTGACCACCGACATCGCCCCGGGTTACGACCACATCACCTCGGGCATCGGCGCGGCGATGATCGGCTGGTTCGGTTGCGCCATGCTCTGCTATGTCACGCCCAAGGAACACCTGGGCCTGCCGAACAAGGATGACGTGAAGACCGGCATCATCACCTACAAGATCGCCGCCCATGCCGCCGACCTTGCCAAGGGCCACCCGGGCGCGCAGATTCGTGACAACGCGTTGTCCAAGGCGCGCTTCGAGTTCCGTTGGGAGGACCAGTTCAACCTGGGCCTGGACCCGGACACCGCACGCTCGTTCCACGACGAAACCTTGCCCAAGGAGTCGGCCAAGGTCGCGCACTTCTGCTCCATGTGCGGGCCGAAGTTCTGTTCGATGAAGATCACCCAGGAAGTGCGCGAGTACGCCGCCAAGATCGAAACCGTGGATGTGACGGTCGAGCAGGGCATGCGCGAGCAGTCCGAGCGGTTCCGCCAGGAAGGCAGCCAGCTGTACCAAAAGGTGTAA
- the hldE gene encoding bifunctional D-glycero-beta-D-manno-heptose-7-phosphate kinase/D-glycero-beta-D-manno-heptose 1-phosphate adenylyltransferase HldE, with protein sequence MKLSMPRFDQAPVLVVGDVMLDRYWHGGTSRISPEAPVPVVKVDQIEDRPGGAANVALNIAALGAPASLVGVTGQDEAADSLANSLQAAGVRSIFQRIAHQPTIVKLRVMSRHQQLLRIDFEEPFATDPLSLGEEVEGLLEGVKVLVLSDYGKGALRNHQALIQAARQKQIPVLADPKGKDFSIYRGASLITPNLSEFEAIVGRCADEAELVAKGLKLLEELDLGALLVTRGEHGMTLLRVGHPALHLPARAREVFDVTGAGDTVISTLAAAIAAGEDLPHAVALANLAAGIVVGKLGTAAISAPELRRAIQREEGSERGVLSLEQLLLAIDDARAHNETIVFTNGCFDILHAGHVTYLEQARAQGDRLIVAINDDASVSRLKGPGRPINSVDRRMAVLAGLGAVDWVISFPEATPENLLRQVKPDVLVKGGDYGIDQVVGADIVKAYGGTVKVLGLVENSSTTAIVEKIRKH encoded by the coding sequence ATGAAGTTGTCCATGCCGCGTTTCGATCAAGCCCCGGTATTGGTGGTCGGCGATGTCATGCTCGACCGCTACTGGCATGGCGGTACTTCACGTATTTCGCCCGAGGCGCCAGTGCCGGTAGTCAAGGTCGACCAGATCGAGGATCGCCCCGGTGGCGCGGCCAACGTGGCCTTGAACATCGCCGCCCTCGGCGCGCCCGCCTCGCTGGTCGGTGTCACCGGCCAGGACGAGGCTGCCGACAGCCTCGCCAACAGCCTGCAGGCTGCCGGCGTGCGTTCGATCTTCCAGCGCATCGCCCACCAGCCGACCATCGTCAAGCTGCGGGTCATGAGCCGGCACCAGCAGTTGCTGCGCATCGATTTCGAAGAGCCTTTCGCCACCGATCCCTTGTCGCTGGGGGAAGAGGTCGAAGGGCTGCTCGAAGGCGTCAAGGTCCTGGTCTTGTCCGACTATGGCAAGGGCGCGCTGCGCAATCACCAGGCGCTGATCCAGGCCGCTCGCCAGAAGCAGATCCCGGTCCTGGCCGACCCCAAGGGCAAGGATTTCTCGATCTACCGTGGCGCCAGCCTGATCACGCCGAACCTGAGCGAGTTCGAGGCCATCGTCGGGCGCTGTGCCGACGAGGCCGAACTGGTTGCCAAAGGCTTGAAGCTGCTGGAAGAGCTGGACCTCGGCGCCTTGCTGGTGACCCGTGGCGAGCATGGCATGACCCTGCTGCGCGTCGGCCATCCGGCCCTGCACCTGCCGGCTCGTGCCCGTGAAGTGTTCGATGTGACCGGTGCCGGTGATACCGTGATTTCGACCCTTGCCGCTGCGATTGCCGCCGGCGAGGACCTGCCCCATGCCGTCGCCCTGGCCAACCTGGCGGCCGGCATCGTGGTCGGCAAGCTCGGTACCGCCGCCATCAGCGCCCCCGAGCTGCGCCGGGCCATCCAGCGCGAGGAGGGCTCGGAGCGTGGTGTGTTGAGCCTGGAACAGCTGTTGCTGGCCATCGACGATGCCCGTGCGCACAACGAGACGATCGTCTTCACCAACGGCTGCTTCGATATTCTTCACGCGGGCCACGTAACCTACCTGGAACAGGCTCGCGCCCAAGGCGACCGGCTGATCGTCGCGATCAACGACGATGCCTCGGTCAGCCGCCTGAAAGGGCCTGGCCGGCCGATCAACAGTGTCGACCGGCGCATGGCCGTGCTGGCCGGCCTGGGGGCGGTGGACTGGGTGATCAGCTTCCCCGAGGCCACGCCGGAAAACCTGCTGCGCCAGGTCAAGCCGGACGTGCTGGTCAAGGGCGGCGACTATGGCATCGACCAAGTGGTCGGCGCCGACATCGTCAAGGCCTATGGCGGCACGGTGAAGGTGCTGGGGTTGGTGGAGAACAGCTCGACCACGGCCATCGTCGAGAAGATCCGCAAGCACTGA